In Microbacterium sp. AB, a single genomic region encodes these proteins:
- the otsA gene encoding alpha,alpha-trehalose-phosphate synthase (UDP-forming), with the protein MPKADLVVVANRLPVDRIEDERGEPAWRRSPGGLVTALEQVMKTVDGAWVGWAGKAGLTVEPFEFDGTQLVPVSLDEEELESYYEGFSNGTIWPLYHDVIATPVYKRSWWDSYVRVNRRFAEAAAEAVGEGGVVWVQDYQLQLVPQMLRELRPDVTIGYFHHIPFPAYGLYSQLPWRRQVLEGLLGADVIGFQRVADAGNFQRSIRRVLKFTTKSDSITIPQPDGTSRTAVAKAYPISIDAHSFIELAKDPAIRDRAREIREQLGSPSKVLLGVDRLDYTKGIRHRLKAFGELLVDGKVKVGDVTLVQVASPSRPGVEAYQDLRDEIELTVGRINGDYDTINHTAIRYLHQGFPREEMVALYLAADVMLVTALRDGMNLVAKEYVAVHTDNRGVLMLSEFAGAADELGSALLVNPHDIDGMKDTIMRAIEMPESEQSRRMRSMRRRVLENDVERWGQKFLADVEAFRAARTRRGEDAG; encoded by the coding sequence ATGCCCAAAGCGGATCTCGTCGTAGTAGCCAACCGACTGCCCGTCGACCGGATCGAGGACGAGCGCGGAGAGCCCGCCTGGCGCCGTTCTCCCGGCGGTCTCGTCACCGCTCTCGAGCAGGTCATGAAGACCGTCGACGGCGCGTGGGTCGGCTGGGCGGGCAAGGCGGGCCTCACGGTGGAGCCCTTCGAGTTCGACGGAACGCAGCTCGTCCCCGTCTCGCTCGACGAGGAGGAGCTCGAGAGCTACTACGAGGGGTTCTCGAACGGGACGATCTGGCCGCTCTACCACGACGTCATCGCGACGCCGGTGTACAAGCGCTCGTGGTGGGACTCCTACGTCCGGGTGAACAGGCGCTTCGCGGAGGCGGCCGCGGAGGCGGTCGGCGAGGGCGGCGTCGTGTGGGTCCAGGACTACCAGCTTCAGCTCGTCCCGCAGATGCTCCGCGAGCTGCGGCCCGACGTGACGATCGGCTACTTCCACCACATTCCCTTTCCTGCATACGGCCTGTACTCGCAGCTGCCCTGGCGGCGCCAGGTGCTGGAGGGGCTGCTCGGAGCCGACGTCATCGGCTTCCAGCGCGTGGCCGACGCCGGGAACTTCCAGCGTTCGATCCGTCGCGTGCTGAAGTTCACCACCAAGAGCGACAGCATCACGATCCCTCAGCCGGACGGCACCTCGCGCACCGCCGTGGCGAAGGCGTACCCGATCTCCATCGACGCGCATTCCTTCATCGAGCTGGCGAAGGACCCGGCGATCCGTGACAGGGCGCGCGAGATCCGCGAGCAGCTCGGGAGCCCGTCGAAGGTGCTGCTCGGCGTCGACCGGCTCGACTACACGAAGGGGATCCGCCATCGGCTCAAGGCCTTCGGCGAACTGCTCGTGGACGGCAAGGTCAAGGTCGGCGACGTGACGCTCGTGCAGGTCGCGAGCCCGAGTCGACCCGGCGTCGAGGCCTACCAGGATCTGCGCGACGAGATCGAGCTCACGGTGGGGCGCATCAACGGCGACTACGACACCATCAACCACACGGCCATCCGATACCTGCACCAGGGCTTCCCCCGCGAGGAGATGGTCGCGCTCTACCTCGCGGCCGACGTGATGCTCGTCACCGCGCTGCGCGACGGGATGAACCTCGTCGCGAAGGAGTACGTCGCCGTGCACACCGACAATCGCGGCGTGCTCATGCTCAGCGAGTTCGCCGGAGCCGCGGACGAGCTGGGGAGCGCGCTGCTCGTGAACCCCCACGACATCGACGGGATGAAGGACACGATCATGCGGGCCATCGAGATGCCCGAGAGCGAGCAGTCGCGGCGGATGCGGAGCATGCGCAGGCGCGTGCTCGAGAACGACGTCGAGCGCTGGGGACAGAAGTTCCTCGCGGACGTGGAGGCGTTCCGCGCGGCCCGGACGAGACGGGGAGAGGACGCCGGATGA
- the ilvD gene encoding dihydroxy-acid dehydratase — translation MTDAVSPEIDIKPRSRVVTDGIEATTSRGMLRAVGMGDADWDKPQIGIASSWNEITPCNLSLDRLAQGAKEGVHSGGGYPLQFGTISVSDGISMGHEGMHFSLVSREVIADSVETVIMAERLDGTVLLAGCDKSIPGMLMASARLGLSSVFLYAGSIAPGWVKLSDGTEKDITIIDSFEAVGACRAGLMSEQDLKRIECAFAPGEGACGGMYTANTMASVAEALGLSLPGSAAPPSADRRRDYFAHRSGEAVVELLRQGITTKDILTKEAFENAIALAMALGGSTNVVLHLLAIAREAQVDLSLHDFNRIGDRVPHVADMKPFGQYVMNDVDRHGGIPVVMKALLDEGLLHGDALTVTGKTVAENLRELDPDPVDGEVIHTFDDPIHATGGLTILHGSLAPEGAVVKTAGFDASVFEGPARVFERERAAMDALAAGEVEAGDVLVIRYEGPKGGPGMREMLAITAAIKGAGLGKDVLLLTDGRFSGGTTGLCIGHIAPEAVDAGPIAFVRDGDLIRVDIAARTLDLLVDEAELGSRRLGWEPLPPRYTRGVLAKYSQLVRSAAEGATTG, via the coding sequence GTGACAGACGCAGTTTCTCCCGAGATCGACATCAAGCCCCGCAGCCGAGTGGTGACGGACGGCATCGAAGCCACGACGTCGCGTGGGATGCTCCGTGCCGTCGGCATGGGCGACGCCGACTGGGACAAGCCGCAGATCGGCATCGCCTCCAGCTGGAACGAGATCACGCCCTGCAACCTGTCGCTCGACCGTCTCGCGCAGGGGGCGAAGGAGGGCGTGCACTCCGGCGGTGGCTACCCGCTGCAGTTCGGCACGATCTCGGTGTCGGACGGCATCTCGATGGGCCACGAGGGGATGCACTTCTCCCTCGTGAGCCGTGAGGTCATCGCCGACAGCGTCGAGACGGTCATCATGGCCGAGCGTCTCGACGGCACGGTGCTGCTCGCCGGTTGCGACAAGTCGATCCCGGGCATGCTCATGGCCAGCGCCCGGCTCGGCCTCTCCAGCGTGTTCCTCTACGCCGGCTCGATCGCCCCCGGCTGGGTCAAGCTCTCGGACGGCACCGAGAAGGACATCACGATCATCGACTCGTTCGAGGCGGTGGGCGCGTGTCGCGCCGGGCTCATGTCCGAGCAGGATCTCAAGCGCATCGAGTGCGCGTTCGCCCCCGGCGAGGGCGCGTGCGGCGGCATGTACACGGCCAACACGATGGCGTCGGTCGCCGAGGCCCTCGGCCTCAGCCTCCCCGGCTCGGCCGCACCCCCCTCGGCGGACAGGCGCCGCGACTACTTCGCCCACCGCTCGGGGGAGGCCGTCGTCGAGCTGCTGCGCCAGGGGATCACGACGAAGGACATCCTCACGAAGGAGGCGTTCGAGAACGCGATCGCCCTCGCGATGGCGCTCGGCGGCTCGACGAACGTCGTGCTGCACCTCCTCGCGATCGCCCGCGAGGCACAGGTGGACCTGAGCCTGCACGACTTCAACCGCATCGGGGACAGGGTCCCGCACGTCGCGGACATGAAGCCCTTCGGCCAGTACGTCATGAACGACGTCGATCGTCACGGCGGCATCCCCGTCGTGATGAAGGCGCTGCTCGACGAGGGCCTGCTGCACGGCGACGCGCTGACCGTGACGGGCAAGACGGTCGCCGAGAACCTCCGGGAGCTCGACCCCGACCCGGTCGACGGCGAGGTCATCCACACGTTCGACGACCCGATCCACGCCACGGGCGGCCTGACGATCCTGCACGGCTCGCTCGCACCCGAGGGCGCCGTGGTGAAGACCGCGGGCTTCGACGCGTCGGTCTTCGAAGGACCTGCGCGGGTGTTCGAGCGCGAGCGCGCCGCGATGGATGCCCTCGCGGCCGGCGAGGTAGAGGCCGGAGACGTCCTGGTCATCCGGTACGAGGGCCCCAAGGGCGGCCCCGGCATGCGCGAGATGCTCGCCATCACGGCGGCCATCAAGGGCGCTGGCCTCGGCAAGGATGTACTACTCTTGACGGACGGACGATTCTCAGGCGGCACAACCGGGCTGTGCATCGGCCATATCGCACCAGAGGCAGTGGACGCCGGTCCCATCGCCTTCGTGCGCGATGGTGATCTGATCAGGGTCGATATCGCGGCTCGCACTCTCGACCTACTCGTCGACGAGGCAGAGCTCGGCTCCCGCCGTCTCGGCTGGGAGCCCCTGCCCCCGCGCTACACCCGAGGCGTTCTGGCCAAGTACTCCCAGCTCGTGCGCTCCGCGGCCGAAGGCGCGACGACCGGCTGA
- a CDS encoding carbohydrate kinase family protein: MSGARPAVLVVGEALVDIVHRADGTISESPGGSPANVAITLGRLGRSPGFIARLADDERGRAVRAWLEDSGVSIDATAAERTSTATAHLDAEGAARYDFAIEWDVVPGTGTSADVLHTGSIAALLAPGADAVSALVDEVGPRALVTYDPNIRPSLIDDPDDARRRVRSFIARADVVKASDEDIAWLHPGEDPVAVAAQWTQSGPVLVVVTQGADGAFAAGAGRFVRVEAEPVDVVDTVGAGDTFMGTLIDGLVSAGAVGPGARDAVGALGDDELAALITRSARAAAITVSRPGADPPTRAELDARLVG, translated from the coding sequence GTGAGCGGGGCTCGCCCCGCGGTCCTCGTCGTCGGCGAGGCGCTCGTCGACATCGTCCACCGGGCCGACGGCACGATCAGCGAGTCGCCCGGAGGGAGTCCCGCCAACGTGGCGATCACGCTCGGCCGGCTCGGGCGCTCCCCCGGCTTCATCGCCCGGCTCGCGGACGACGAACGCGGCAGGGCCGTGCGCGCGTGGCTCGAGGACTCCGGCGTCTCGATCGACGCCACGGCGGCGGAACGGACGTCCACGGCGACGGCGCACCTCGACGCCGAAGGCGCCGCACGATACGACTTCGCGATCGAATGGGACGTCGTCCCCGGCACCGGGACGAGCGCCGACGTCCTGCACACGGGCTCCATCGCCGCGCTTCTCGCCCCGGGCGCCGACGCCGTCTCCGCACTCGTCGACGAGGTCGGCCCGCGCGCGCTCGTGACGTACGACCCGAACATCCGTCCCTCGCTCATCGACGACCCGGACGACGCGCGCCGGCGCGTGCGCTCGTTCATCGCGCGCGCCGATGTCGTGAAGGCGAGCGACGAGGACATCGCCTGGCTCCATCCCGGCGAGGACCCGGTGGCCGTCGCCGCGCAGTGGACGCAGTCGGGGCCCGTGCTCGTCGTCGTCACGCAGGGCGCGGACGGCGCGTTCGCCGCCGGCGCCGGGCGCTTCGTCCGCGTCGAGGCGGAGCCCGTCGACGTCGTCGACACCGTCGGCGCCGGAGACACGTTCATGGGGACGCTCATCGACGGGCTCGTCTCCGCGGGAGCCGTCGGACCCGGTGCACGCGATGCCGTCGGCGCGCTCGGCGACGACGAGCTGGCCGCGCTCATCACGCGAAGCGCCCGTGCCGCGGCGATCACCGTCTCGCGTCCCGGCGCCGACCCGCCGACGCGCGCCGAGCTGGACGCACGCCTCGTCGGATGA
- the ilvC gene encoding ketol-acid reductoisomerase, whose product MTEILYDADADLSLIQNKKVAIVGYGSQGHAHAQNLRDSGVEVAIALKEGSKSTQKAQDEGFEVKSVADATAWADLIMVLAPDQHQRSIYAESIAPSLSAGKTLAFAHGFNIRFGYVDAPEGVDVILVAPKAPGHTVRREFVAGRGIPDIIAVERDASGQAWDVALSYAKAIGGTRAGVIRTTFTEETETDLFGEQAVLCGGVSHLVQTGFEVLTEAGYQPQIAYFEVLHELKLIVDLMWEGGIAKQRWSISDTAEFGDYVSGPRVVDAQVKENMKAVLADIQSGAFAKRFIDDQDAGAPEFLALREKEQQHPIEVTGRELRSLFAWKQQDSDYVEGSAAR is encoded by the coding sequence GTGACCGAGATCCTCTACGACGCAGACGCCGACCTGTCGCTCATCCAGAACAAGAAGGTCGCGATCGTCGGCTACGGCTCGCAGGGCCACGCCCACGCGCAGAACCTCCGCGACTCGGGCGTCGAGGTCGCCATCGCGCTGAAGGAGGGCTCGAAGTCGACGCAGAAGGCCCAGGACGAGGGCTTCGAGGTGAAGAGCGTCGCCGACGCCACCGCGTGGGCCGACCTCATCATGGTCCTCGCGCCCGACCAGCACCAGCGCTCGATCTACGCCGAGTCGATCGCGCCGAGCCTGTCGGCGGGCAAGACGCTCGCCTTCGCGCACGGCTTCAACATCCGCTTCGGCTACGTCGACGCCCCCGAGGGCGTCGACGTCATCCTCGTCGCCCCGAAGGCCCCCGGCCACACGGTCCGTCGCGAGTTCGTCGCCGGCCGCGGCATCCCCGACATCATCGCCGTCGAGCGCGACGCCTCGGGCCAGGCCTGGGACGTCGCGCTCTCGTACGCCAAGGCCATCGGCGGCACCCGCGCCGGCGTCATCAGGACGACCTTCACGGAGGAGACCGAGACCGATCTCTTCGGCGAGCAGGCGGTCCTCTGCGGTGGCGTGAGCCACCTCGTGCAGACGGGCTTCGAGGTGCTCACCGAGGCGGGCTACCAGCCGCAGATCGCCTACTTCGAGGTGCTGCACGAGCTCAAGCTCATCGTGGACCTCATGTGGGAGGGCGGCATCGCCAAGCAGCGCTGGTCGATCTCCGACACCGCCGAGTTCGGCGACTACGTGTCGGGCCCGCGGGTCGTGGACGCCCAGGTCAAGGAGAACATGAAGGCCGTCCTCGCCGACATCCAGTCGGGCGCGTTCGCGAAGCGCTTCATCGACGACCAGGACGCCGGCGCGCCGGAGTTCCTCGCGCTGCGCGAGAAGGAGCAGCAGCACCCCATCGAGGTCACGGGCAGGGAGCTCCGCTCCCTCTTCGCCTGGAAGCAGCAGGACTCGGACTACGTGGAGGGCTCGGCCGCGCGCTGA
- a CDS encoding DoxX family protein, which yields MTSRARTVGRLLLGSALVFAGATHLTVARDEFQAQVPDAVPLDPDTTVVASGLVEIGLGSALLLARRRRRLAGVVAALFFVAVLPGNIAQWLHRRSAFGLDTDGKRFARLFFQPVLVLVALWSTSAKR from the coding sequence ATGACCTCCCGCGCACGCACCGTCGGCCGACTCCTCCTCGGATCGGCGCTCGTCTTCGCCGGCGCCACTCACCTCACGGTCGCCCGTGACGAGTTCCAGGCCCAGGTCCCCGACGCCGTCCCGCTCGATCCCGACACCACCGTCGTGGCCTCGGGGCTCGTCGAGATCGGTCTCGGCTCCGCCCTGCTGCTCGCGCGGCGACGGCGCCGGCTCGCGGGCGTCGTCGCTGCGCTCTTCTTCGTCGCGGTGCTCCCCGGCAACATCGCCCAGTGGCTGCACCGCCGCAGCGCGTTCGGCCTCGACACCGACGGCAAGCGGTTCGCCCGGCTGTTCTTCCAGCCCGTCCTGGTGCTCGTCGCACTGTGGTCGACGAGCGCGAAGCGGTGA
- the ilvN gene encoding acetolactate synthase small subunit, with translation MSSHVLSLLVEDRPGLLTRVAGLFARRGFNIHSLAVGVTEIPGLSRITVVVDVDELPLEQVTKQLNKLINVVKIVELEQSASVQREHMLVKVRADNASRSNVLEVVNLFRGSVVDYASDALVIEITGDQGKVAAFLKAIEPFGIKELAQSGLLALGRGGKSITERVLRG, from the coding sequence ATGTCGTCGCACGTTCTGAGCCTGCTCGTCGAGGACCGGCCGGGTCTCCTCACCCGCGTCGCGGGCCTCTTCGCCCGCCGCGGCTTCAACATCCACTCCCTCGCGGTGGGCGTGACCGAGATCCCCGGGCTCTCGCGCATCACCGTGGTCGTCGACGTCGACGAGCTGCCGCTCGAGCAGGTCACGAAGCAGCTCAACAAGCTCATCAACGTCGTCAAGATCGTCGAGCTCGAGCAGTCGGCGTCCGTGCAGCGCGAGCACATGCTCGTGAAGGTGCGTGCCGACAACGCGTCGCGATCGAACGTGCTCGAGGTCGTGAACCTCTTCCGCGGCAGCGTCGTCGACTACGCCTCGGACGCCCTCGTGATCGAGATCACGGGCGATCAGGGCAAGGTCGCCGCCTTCCTCAAGGCGATCGAGCCGTTCGGCATCAAGGAGCTCGCCCAGTCGGGCCTGCTCGCCCTGGGCCGCGGCGGCAAGTCCATCACCGAGCGCGTCCTGCGCGGCTGA
- a CDS encoding acetolactate synthase large subunit: MPAESATAVPRPPARTPAQAPVLTGAQAVVRSLELLGVADVFGLPGGAVLPLYDTLTSANTLRHILVRHEQGAGHAAEGYAAASGKVGVAIATSGPGATNLVTAIADAYMDSVPLLAITGQVFSNLMGTDAFQEADIVGITMPITKHSFLVKDAAEIPGAIAAAYEIASTGRPGPVLVDITKDAQQAEAPFVWPPRYDLPGYRPVTKAHGKQIQAAVSMLAEARRPVLYVGGGIIRARASEELKAFAETTGVPVVTTLMARGAFPDSHEQHLGMPGMHGSVPAVLALQESDLLIALGARFDDRVTGKAALFAPEAKVVHVDIDPAEISKIRIADVPIVGDLKDVLVDLETAFRPAAATASPDYDEWWAYLRGLQDQYPLGYTPTTDGLLSPQHVIQRIGELTGPEGVFVAGVGQHQMWAAQFIRYERPNAWLNSGGAGTMGYAVPAAMGAKVSQPDRPVWAIDGDGCFQMTNQELATCALNGIPIKVAIINNSSLGMVRQWQTLFYDGRYSNTDLQTGHDTVRIPDFVKLADAYGCLAIRVEKEEEIDAAIALALETNDRPVVIDFVVSADAMVWPMVPQGVSNSYVQYARDHSPAFSEED, from the coding sequence ATGCCCGCCGAATCTGCAACGGCCGTTCCCCGGCCGCCCGCCCGCACCCCCGCGCAAGCGCCCGTGCTCACGGGCGCCCAGGCGGTCGTCCGCTCGCTCGAGCTGCTCGGCGTGGCAGACGTCTTCGGCCTGCCGGGCGGCGCGGTCCTTCCGCTCTACGACACGCTGACGTCGGCGAACACCCTGCGTCACATCCTCGTCCGGCACGAGCAGGGCGCGGGGCACGCCGCCGAGGGGTACGCCGCCGCGAGCGGCAAGGTCGGCGTCGCGATCGCGACGAGCGGCCCCGGCGCCACGAACCTCGTCACGGCCATCGCCGATGCGTACATGGACTCGGTGCCGCTGCTGGCGATCACCGGCCAGGTCTTCTCGAACCTCATGGGGACCGACGCCTTCCAGGAGGCCGACATCGTGGGCATCACGATGCCGATCACGAAGCACTCCTTCCTCGTGAAGGACGCGGCCGAGATCCCGGGAGCCATCGCCGCGGCGTACGAGATCGCCTCGACGGGCCGCCCCGGCCCGGTGCTCGTGGACATCACGAAGGACGCCCAGCAGGCCGAGGCGCCGTTCGTGTGGCCGCCCCGTTACGACCTGCCCGGCTACCGTCCCGTGACCAAGGCGCACGGCAAGCAGATCCAGGCCGCGGTCTCGATGCTGGCCGAGGCGCGCAGGCCCGTGCTGTACGTCGGCGGCGGGATCATCCGCGCGCGTGCGTCCGAGGAGCTGAAGGCGTTCGCCGAGACGACCGGCGTCCCCGTCGTCACGACCCTCATGGCTCGCGGGGCCTTCCCCGACTCGCACGAGCAGCACCTCGGCATGCCCGGAATGCACGGATCGGTGCCCGCCGTGCTCGCGCTGCAGGAGAGCGACCTCCTCATCGCGCTCGGCGCGCGCTTCGACGACCGGGTGACGGGCAAGGCCGCATTGTTCGCTCCCGAGGCGAAGGTCGTGCACGTCGACATCGATCCGGCCGAGATCTCGAAGATCCGCATCGCCGACGTGCCGATCGTGGGCGACCTCAAGGACGTTCTCGTCGACCTCGAGACCGCGTTCCGTCCGGCGGCGGCGACCGCGTCGCCCGACTACGACGAGTGGTGGGCGTACCTGCGCGGGCTGCAGGACCAGTACCCCCTCGGGTACACCCCGACGACGGACGGTCTGCTCTCTCCGCAGCACGTCATCCAGCGGATCGGCGAGCTGACCGGCCCCGAGGGCGTCTTCGTCGCCGGAGTCGGCCAGCACCAGATGTGGGCCGCCCAGTTCATCAGGTACGAACGCCCCAACGCGTGGCTCAACTCCGGCGGAGCCGGCACCATGGGGTACGCCGTCCCCGCGGCCATGGGAGCGAAGGTCTCGCAGCCCGATCGCCCGGTGTGGGCGATCGACGGAGACGGCTGCTTCCAGATGACCAATCAGGAGCTCGCGACCTGCGCGCTCAACGGCATCCCCATCAAGGTCGCCATCATCAACAACTCCTCGCTCGGCATGGTGAGGCAGTGGCAGACGCTCTTCTACGACGGCCGCTACTCCAACACCGACCTGCAGACGGGGCACGACACCGTGCGCATCCCCGACTTCGTCAAGCTCGCCGACGCCTACGGATGCCTCGCCATCCGCGTGGAGAAGGAGGAGGAGATCGACGCCGCCATCGCGCTCGCGCTCGAGACGAACGACCGCCCCGTGGTGATCGACTTCGTCGTGAGCGCCGACGCCATGGTCTGGCCGATGGTGCCGCAGGGCGTGAGCAACAGCTATGTCCAGTACGCGCGCGATCACTCGCCCGCCTTCTCGGAGGAGGACTGA
- a CDS encoding MFS transporter has translation MSAGEKTGSVWHQPMPVWAVAFASVVAFMGIGLVDPILPAIADQLHATPAESELLFTSYLVITGIMMLFTSFISSRIGAKRTLLIGLALILVFAFLCAMSGSVDAVIGFRAGWGLGNALFISTALATIVGAAAGGSANAIMLYEAALGLGLAIGPLVGGLLGSVTWRAPFFGVTTLMAVAFIAIAVLLRVPAGSPQPAPVRLTAAFRALGDPALGLLAVAAVFYNISFFVLLAYSPFPLGFSALGIGFTFFGWGLGLAITSIWGAPLLLRFVKRTTAIVIVLPLIAIDLLIAGLLVDSKPALVACIVVGGLLYGFMNTILTETVMEATEIPRPIASSAYSGVRFLGGAAAPPIAALLAEEWGHTAPYAFGTAAALVAALVVFSGRRLLRRADGRQESAAEQAEAVAIGDAD, from the coding sequence ATGAGCGCAGGAGAGAAGACGGGGTCCGTGTGGCATCAGCCGATGCCGGTGTGGGCCGTGGCGTTCGCGAGCGTGGTGGCGTTCATGGGCATCGGGCTCGTGGATCCCATCCTCCCCGCCATCGCCGACCAGCTGCACGCCACTCCCGCGGAGAGCGAGCTGCTGTTCACGAGCTATCTCGTCATCACGGGCATCATGATGCTCTTCACGAGCTTCATCTCCAGCCGCATCGGGGCGAAGCGGACGCTCCTGATCGGGCTGGCGCTCATCCTCGTCTTCGCGTTCCTCTGCGCGATGAGCGGATCGGTCGACGCCGTCATCGGCTTCCGGGCCGGATGGGGTCTCGGCAACGCACTGTTCATCTCGACCGCGCTCGCGACGATCGTCGGCGCGGCGGCGGGCGGCAGCGCCAACGCGATCATGCTCTACGAGGCGGCCCTCGGCCTCGGCCTCGCGATCGGCCCGCTCGTGGGCGGCCTGCTCGGCTCGGTCACCTGGCGTGCGCCGTTCTTCGGCGTCACGACGCTCATGGCGGTCGCCTTCATCGCCATCGCCGTGCTCCTCCGGGTTCCCGCCGGCTCTCCCCAGCCGGCGCCCGTGCGGCTCACCGCCGCCTTCCGCGCACTCGGCGATCCGGCGCTGGGGCTCCTCGCCGTCGCCGCCGTCTTCTACAACATCTCGTTCTTCGTTCTGCTGGCCTACTCGCCGTTCCCCCTGGGCTTCTCCGCGCTCGGCATCGGCTTCACCTTCTTCGGCTGGGGCCTGGGCCTCGCGATCACCTCGATCTGGGGAGCGCCCCTGCTGCTGCGCTTCGTGAAGCGCACCACCGCGATCGTCATCGTCCTGCCGCTCATCGCGATCGATCTGCTCATCGCGGGACTGCTCGTCGACAGCAAGCCGGCCCTCGTGGCCTGCATCGTCGTGGGCGGCCTGCTCTACGGCTTCATGAACACCATCCTGACCGAGACGGTCATGGAGGCGACCGAGATACCGCGGCCCATCGCGTCGTCCGCCTATTCGGGCGTGCGCTTCCTGGGCGGCGCCGCCGCCCCGCCGATCGCCGCCCTCCTCGCGGAGGAATGGGGGCACACCGCCCCGTACGCGTTCGGCACGGCGGCGGCTCTCGTCGCGGCCCTCGTCGTCTTCTCCGGCCGCCGGCTGCTCCGGCGAGCGGACGGCCGGCAGGAGAGCGCCGCGGAGCAGGCGGAGGCCGTCGCCATCGGCGACGCCGACTGA
- the otsB gene encoding trehalose-phosphatase, whose product MTRAHDDRGADSLEPIAKADRLLVALDFDGVLAPLVDEPMSARATARGGAAVDRLAALPRTTVALVSGRSLADLRIIAEHDDASRIWLAGSHGAEHWRPEGTPAHVDPVAADTASASLAEAVTADARRLVADVPGVRIEPKAYGFALHTRLAGPDETASAQAAIESLVAQAAPGWRRRTGKDVVEFAWRHEGKDTAVAELRKATGASAVLFAGDDVTDEDALRSLCPGDLGVHVGEGETAASLLVPDPDAFAELLSALADLRAS is encoded by the coding sequence ATGACCCGGGCCCACGACGACCGGGGAGCCGACTCGCTGGAACCGATCGCGAAGGCCGATCGCCTCCTCGTCGCCCTCGACTTCGACGGCGTTCTCGCCCCCCTCGTCGACGAGCCGATGAGCGCGCGCGCGACCGCGCGCGGCGGAGCGGCGGTGGATCGCCTCGCCGCCCTGCCCCGCACGACGGTGGCGCTCGTGTCGGGTCGATCGCTCGCGGACCTCCGGATCATCGCCGAGCACGACGACGCCTCGCGCATCTGGCTGGCCGGCTCGCACGGCGCCGAGCACTGGCGGCCCGAGGGCACGCCGGCCCACGTCGACCCGGTCGCCGCCGACACCGCATCGGCGTCGCTCGCGGAGGCCGTGACGGCCGATGCCCGTCGCCTCGTCGCCGACGTGCCCGGCGTGAGGATCGAGCCCAAGGCCTACGGGTTCGCCCTGCACACGCGACTCGCCGGCCCGGACGAGACGGCGTCCGCCCAGGCCGCGATCGAATCCCTCGTCGCGCAGGCCGCCCCCGGATGGCGCCGCCGGACGGGGAAGGACGTCGTGGAGTTCGCCTGGCGGCACGAGGGCAAGGACACGGCCGTCGCCGAGCTGCGGAAGGCGACCGGAGCGTCGGCCGTGCTGTTCGCGGGCGACGACGTGACGGACGAGGACGCACTGCGTTCGCTGTGCCCGGGGGACCTCGGCGTGCACGTGGGCGAGGGGGAGACCGCCGCGTCGCTCCTCGTCCCCGATCCCGACGCGTTCGCCGAGTTGCTCAGCGCACTCGCCGATCTGCGCGCATCGTGA
- a CDS encoding MarR family winged helix-turn-helix transcriptional regulator, translating into MDHARDLESIIIAAHALTRVAALETRNEAPAAQWRTLAILRDHGPLRIGELARLSRVTQPGMTRLIGGMERAGLVGREPDPDDSRAVRVLATSRGNDAYAAWRVQLVDALLPRFSDLGTADWDAIRTTAALLDARTNGPDTTHDTRREGSSAR; encoded by the coding sequence ATGGATCACGCCCGCGACCTCGAGAGCATCATCATCGCGGCGCACGCGCTGACCCGCGTCGCCGCGCTCGAGACGCGCAACGAGGCCCCCGCCGCGCAGTGGCGCACGCTCGCCATCCTCCGCGACCACGGTCCCCTGCGGATCGGCGAGCTCGCCCGCCTCAGCCGCGTCACGCAGCCGGGGATGACGAGGCTGATCGGCGGGATGGAACGAGCGGGTCTCGTCGGCCGCGAGCCGGACCCGGACGACTCGCGCGCCGTGCGCGTGCTCGCGACCTCGCGGGGGAACGACGCATACGCGGCGTGGCGCGTGCAGCTCGTCGACGCCCTCCTCCCCCGCTTCTCCGACCTCGGGACGGCCGACTGGGACGCCATCCGCACGACCGCCGCACTGCTCGACGCGCGGACGAACGGACCCGACACGACGCACGACACACGACGAGAGGGGTCATCGGCACGATGA